In one Bartonella grahamii subsp. shimonis genomic region, the following are encoded:
- a CDS encoding peptidoglycan-binding domain-containing protein yields MTTKRQISRKKTVKNRKYYSSIVITLLLIIFHFIFWSVKTLYFYTRKNTLFFVGSLLFSISFLFISFNALFSQMTTHQNILTQMKFSSIQSIGKSSTLSEKEAKLQEFSRATSVYSPNHHHTNSPFPPQSASMLEKQKKLAKLGLYDGPLDGLEGPKTRRAITLWKQQTAQKMQKNALSNPATDEIAILIKQSETDTTDTKNVTHLKEAILEPSVEDIIQVQKALHIFGNEEVIVTGIEDQKTIEALKQFQKMFDLPVTGKINHTILMKMREIGLLN; encoded by the coding sequence ATGACAACAAAACGGCAGATATCACGAAAAAAAACTGTAAAAAACCGTAAATACTATAGTAGTATTGTTATAACACTTCTTCTTATAATTTTTCATTTTATTTTTTGGAGTGTAAAAACTCTTTATTTCTATACACGAAAAAATACTTTATTTTTTGTTGGATCTCTTCTTTTTAGCATTAGTTTTTTATTTATTTCATTTAATGCTTTATTTTCGCAAATGACAACGCATCAAAATATTTTAACTCAAATGAAATTTTCCTCCATTCAAAGTATAGGGAAGAGCTCTACTTTATCGGAAAAAGAAGCAAAATTACAAGAATTCTCTCGTGCAACTTCTGTATATTCTCCAAATCATCACCACACAAATTCACCTTTCCCCCCTCAATCAGCAAGCATGCTGGAAAAGCAAAAAAAACTAGCAAAATTAGGACTTTATGATGGACCTTTAGATGGACTGGAAGGACCTAAAACACGCCGAGCCATCACTTTATGGAAACAACAAACTGCTCAGAAAATGCAAAAGAATGCTCTATCTAATCCTGCAACAGATGAAATTGCGATATTGATTAAGCAGAGCGAAACAGATACAACAGATACAAAAAATGTAACACACTTAAAAGAAGCTATTTTAGAGCCTTCTGTTGAAGATATCATCCAAGTGCAAAAAGCTTTACATATTTTTGGGAATGAGGAGGTTATTGTCACGGGAATAGAAGATCAAAAGACGATAGAAGCCTTAAAACAGTTTCAAAAAATGTTTGATCTTCCTGTAACAGGAAAAATTAATCACACAATTTTAATGAAAATGCGTGAAATTGGTTTATTAAATTGA
- the ppdK gene encoding pyruvate, phosphate dikinase: protein MKKWVYSFGDGTAEGSASERNLLGGKGANLAEMSNLGLPVPPGFTLTTEVCNFYYAHNKSYPEELQESVKQALRRVGEQTGREFGSEKKPLLLSVRSGARASMPGMMDTVLNLGMNDETVKAIALQSNNERFAYDSYRRFIQMYSNVVLGLDHSYFEEILDEEKVRNGYTIDTEMTADDWKNIITSYKAYVEEKLGKPFPQNPEQQLWGAIGAVFSSWMTARAVTYRRLHSIPESWGTAVNVQAMVFGNMGEDSATGVAFTRNPSTGRKELYGEFLVNAQGEDVVAGIRTPQNITENARIVAGSNRPSLEKIMPEAFLKLCQIAQKLERHYRDMQDLEFTIEKGKLWMLQTRSGKRTARAALKMAIEMVEEGLINHEEAVMRIDAKSLDQLLHPTLDPKAERFVIGRGLPASPGAATGEIVFTSEEAETVSAEGRQVILVRVETSPEDIHGMHAAEGILTTRGGMTSHAAVVARGMGKPCISGASNVRIDYNSNTLFASGESFKKGDVITIDGGSGEIFKGKVAMLQPELCGDFAKLMEWADGMRRIRVRANAETPSDARMGRSFGAEGIGLCRTEHMFFSGERIIAMREMILSHDESGRRKALDKLLPMQRSDFCELFEIMCGLPVTIRLLDPPLHEFLPKTKAEILDVATAMGVSAEVLAERAHQLHEFNPMLGLRGCRLAITYPEIAEMQARAIFEAAAEAAQKSGSPVMLEIMVPLVALKSELDFVKARIDQVAEEVMKEKGSTIQYMVGTMIELPRAALRADEIAETAEFFSFGTNDLTQTTFGISRDDAAPFLATYFQKGLLEQDPFVSIDRDGVGELITIAAQRGRSKRAKIKLGICGEHGGDPASIALCEENNLDYVSCSPFRVPIARLAAAQAAIAKRI from the coding sequence TTGTAATTTTTATTATGCCCATAACAAATCATATCCAGAAGAGTTGCAGGAATCTGTTAAGCAAGCACTAAGACGCGTTGGTGAACAAACAGGACGTGAATTTGGGAGTGAGAAAAAGCCACTTTTGCTTTCTGTTCGTTCAGGGGCTAGGGCTTCTATGCCAGGGATGATGGACACAGTGCTTAACCTTGGCATGAATGATGAAACTGTAAAAGCCATTGCTTTACAATCTAATAATGAACGTTTTGCTTATGATAGTTATCGGCGTTTTATCCAAATGTATTCTAACGTTGTTTTGGGGTTAGATCATTCGTATTTTGAAGAGATTCTTGATGAAGAAAAAGTACGCAATGGTTACACTATTGATACAGAAATGACAGCAGATGATTGGAAGAATATTATTACTTCTTATAAAGCATATGTTGAAGAAAAATTAGGAAAACCTTTTCCACAAAATCCTGAACAGCAGTTATGGGGAGCAATAGGGGCCGTTTTTTCAAGTTGGATGACAGCACGTGCAGTTACTTATCGCCGTTTACATAGTATTCCTGAAAGTTGGGGAACGGCAGTTAATGTGCAAGCTATGGTTTTTGGCAACATGGGTGAAGATTCGGCAACAGGTGTCGCTTTTACACGCAATCCATCGACGGGGAGAAAAGAACTTTATGGTGAGTTTTTAGTTAATGCGCAAGGGGAAGATGTTGTGGCGGGCATTCGAACGCCTCAAAATATTACAGAAAATGCGCGTATTGTTGCTGGTTCAAATAGACCGTCATTAGAAAAAATTATGCCTGAGGCTTTTTTGAAGTTATGTCAGATCGCGCAGAAGCTTGAGCGGCATTATCGGGATATGCAAGATCTCGAATTTACCATTGAAAAAGGTAAATTATGGATGCTTCAAACTCGTTCAGGAAAACGCACGGCTCGTGCGGCTCTCAAGATGGCAATTGAAATGGTTGAGGAGGGGTTAATAAACCATGAAGAGGCTGTGATGCGTATTGATGCAAAGTCGCTTGACCAACTTTTGCATCCAACACTTGATCCCAAAGCAGAACGTTTTGTTATAGGACGTGGTTTACCGGCTTCTCCTGGAGCTGCAACTGGTGAAATTGTTTTTACTTCAGAAGAGGCAGAAACTGTATCGGCGGAAGGTCGCCAGGTTATTTTGGTCCGTGTAGAAACAAGCCCAGAAGATATTCATGGTATGCATGCAGCAGAAGGAATTTTAACAACGCGTGGCGGTATGACAAGTCACGCTGCTGTTGTTGCACGGGGGATGGGAAAACCATGTATTTCTGGTGCTAGTAATGTGCGGATTGATTATAACTCAAATACGCTGTTTGCTTCAGGAGAAAGCTTTAAAAAGGGTGACGTTATCACAATTGATGGAGGAAGTGGAGAAATTTTCAAAGGGAAAGTTGCAATGTTGCAGCCTGAGCTTTGTGGAGACTTTGCAAAATTAATGGAATGGGCTGATGGGATGCGACGTATAAGAGTTCGCGCCAATGCTGAGACACCATCTGATGCCCGTATGGGGCGCTCTTTTGGGGCTGAAGGTATTGGTCTTTGCCGTACGGAACATATGTTTTTTTCTGGTGAACGTATCATCGCCATGCGTGAAATGATTTTAAGTCATGATGAAAGTGGTCGTCGTAAAGCACTAGATAAGCTTTTGCCAATGCAGCGTTCAGATTTTTGTGAATTATTTGAAATTATGTGTGGTTTACCTGTTACTATCCGCTTGCTCGATCCACCATTACATGAATTTTTACCTAAAACAAAAGCAGAAATTCTTGATGTTGCAACAGCTATGGGGGTTTCTGCTGAAGTGCTTGCTGAACGTGCTCATCAGTTGCACGAATTTAACCCTATGCTTGGATTACGAGGATGCCGTTTAGCTATTACTTATCCTGAAATTGCTGAAATGCAAGCGCGGGCGATTTTTGAAGCAGCAGCAGAAGCTGCCCAAAAATCTGGATCTCCTGTTATGCTTGAAATTATGGTGCCACTTGTTGCGCTTAAATCTGAACTCGATTTTGTAAAAGCGCGTATTGATCAGGTTGCTGAGGAAGTGATGAAAGAAAAGGGAAGTACTATTCAATATATGGTTGGGACGATGATTGAGCTTCCAAGAGCGGCACTTCGAGCAGATGAAATTGCTGAAACTGCTGAATTTTTTTCATTTGGAACAAACGATTTGACACAAACCACTTTTGGGATTTCCCGTGATGATGCTGCTCCTTTTTTGGCAACCTATTTTCAAAAAGGTCTTTTAGAGCAAGATCCTTTCGTGTCTATTGACCGTGATGGAGTAGGAGAACTTATTACCATTGCTGCACAGCGTGGACGATCAAAGCGTGCAAAAATAAAATTGGGAATTTGCGGTGAACATGGAGGCGATCCTGCTTCTATTGCATTATGCGAAGAAAATAACCTAGATTATGTTTCATGTTCCCCTTTTCGAGTACCAATTGCTCGCTTAGCAGCAGCCCAGGCCGCAATAGCAAAAAGGATATAA